One genomic segment of Musa acuminata AAA Group cultivar baxijiao chromosome BXJ3-3, Cavendish_Baxijiao_AAA, whole genome shotgun sequence includes these proteins:
- the LOC103978529 gene encoding pentatricopeptide repeat-containing protein At2g01510, mitochondrial-like yields MRILSNAKAPNEFLPSTDASASPTTTSPAVMCPETITTFSSLLKSCARPSHLKQAHARILTLGLHRRIPTLLSAATLAYLSLGLLDSALPLFRSVPSPSPFLFNMAIRACAAGGRFHVALSLYSTLLSSGLRPDKFTFPFALRSCAALSDLRVGKLLHQHSLCFGCASDLFVAAALVDMYSKCGDVFCARQTFDKMANRDLVCWTSMISGYAHNGLTMETLEFFRLMQLSSVKPNRVSLLSALLACGRLGALRGGECFHCLAIKTRFEHDVLVATAVVDMYVKCGNLELARLMFDRIDSKDVVCWSTMVAGFGYHGLAREAISTFDNMVDDGVMPNATTFTSLLSACSHSGLSEEGRSFFDSMNLKYGIEPKMNHYACMVDILGRAGKLQEAEEFIKQMPMEPDTSIWVSLLGACRIHGDLDLGEKIADKIMNRDHNHAGYFVLLSNVYAAKSRWTDVERVRKLMVGRRVNKDQGISLIEFNNQVHKFGVDDKSHPHSREIYAYLDQLSVRMKQLGYVPLVDFALHDVDDESKEIALSYHSERLAIVFGLINMNPGTVIRVTKNLRVCGDCHNAIKFISKIESRVIIVRDANRFHHFEGGICSCHDHW; encoded by the coding sequence ATGAGAATTCTCAGCAATGCGAAGGCACCCAACGAATTCCTTCCATCGACGGACGCTTCGGCCTCGCCAACCACCACTTCCCCTGCCGTTATGTGCCCCGAGACGATAACGACCTTTTCCTCCCTGCTCAAGTCATGCGCCCGCCCGAGCCACCTCAAGCAAGCGCACGCCCGCATCCTCACCCTCGGCCTCCACCGCCGCATCCCCACCCTCCTCTCGGCCGCCACCCTCGCCTACCTCTCCCTCGGCCTCCTCGACTCCGCCCTCCCACTCTTCCGCTCCGTCCCCAGCCCCTCCCCCTTCCTCTTCAACATGGCTATCCGCGCCTGCGCCGCCGGAGGCCGCTTCCACGTCGCTCTCAGCCTCTACTCCACCCTCCTCTCCTCCGGCCTTCGTCCCGACAAGTTCACCTTCCCATTCGCGCTCAGGTCCTGCGCCGCCCTCTCCGACCTGCGGGTAGGGAAATTGCTCCACCAGCACTCCCTCTGTTTCGGGTGCGCTAGCGACCTCTTCGTGGCCGCCGCGCTGGTCGACATGTACTCCAAGTGCGGCGACGTCTTCTGCGCGCGGCAGACGTTCGATAAAATGGCTAACAGAGATTTGGTTTGTTGGACTTCGATGATCTCTGGGTACGCTCACAATGGCCTGACCATGGAGACGCTGGAGTTCTTCCGGCTCATGCAACTCTCGAGCGTGAAGCCCAACCGGGTCAGCTTGTTGAGCGCACTCCTTGCTTGCGGCCGTCTTGGGGCTCTTAGGGGAGGAGAATGCTTCCACTGCCTCGCGATTAAAACCAGGTTCGAGCATGACGTTTTGGTCGCTACTGCAGTCGTCGACATGTATGTCAAGTGTGGGAACTTGGAGTTGGCGAGGCTAATGTTCGATCGtattgatagcaaggatgtcgtgTGCTGGAGTACGATGGTAGCAGGCTTCGGATACCATGGCCTAGCCAGAGAAGCCATCTCTACATTCGACAATATGGTGGATGATGGGGTGATGCCAAATGCTACCACCTTTACCAGTCTCCTTTCTGCTTGCAGCCACTCGGGGCTTTCGGAGGAGGGCAGAAGTTTCTTCGATTCTATGAATCTGAAGTATGGAATTGAGCCAAAGATGAATCACTATGCGTGCATGGTAGACATCCTTGGACGTGCAGGGAAGCTGCAGGAAGCTGAAGAGTTTATAAAGCAAATGCCCATGGAACCAGATACTAGTATTTGGGTTTCTCTTCTTGGAGCTTGTCGAATTCATGGGGATCTAGATTTAGGAGAAAAAATTGCAGACAAGATCATGAACAGAGACCACAACCATGCTGGATATTTTGTTCTCCTCTCCAATGTCTATGCTGCTAAATCAAGGTGGACGGATGTGGAGAGAGTGAGGAAGCTAATGGTAGGGAGAAGAGTGAACAAGGATCAAGGCATTAGCTTGATTGAGTTCAACAACCAAGTTCATAAATTTGGAGTGGATGATAAGTCTCATCCTCATTCCCGGGAGATATATGCTTATCTTGACCAACTGAGTGTGCGGATGAAACAATTGGGTTATGTTCCTTTGGTAGATTTTGCACTCCATGATGTGGACGACGAGAGCAAGGAAATTGCACTTTCTTATCACAGCGAGCGGCTCGCCATCGTCTTTGGCTTGATCAATATGAATCCCGGAACTGTGATTCGTGTGACCAAAAACCTTCGTGTTTGTGGAGATTGtcataatgcaataaaattcatCTCCAAAATCGAGAGCCGAGTAATCATCGTACGAGATGCAAATCGCTTCCATCATTTTGAGGGTGGCATCTGTTCTTGTCATGATCACTGGTAA
- the LOC135633524 gene encoding pachytene checkpoint protein 2 homolog, with product MSSPMEVSLENGSEVGGLSKPEGDSGRPAPLPPPISAADDKVLVSVEVCLKPSSTARAEDARAAVERMLEKRSMTYVDGPIPVPADDSFFVENVKRILVCDTDEWVENHKVLLFWQVRPVVHVYQLNEEGPGEEPSGDDMLSSFNEWVLPAREFDGLWESLIYETGLKQRLLRYAASALLFTERGVDPCLVSWNRIILLHGPPGTGKTSLCKALAQKLSIRLKSRYSWCQLVEVNAHSLFSKWFSESGKLVAKLFQKIQEMVEEENNLVFVLIDEVESLAAARQAALSGSEPSDSIRVVNALLTQMDRLKSWSNVIILTTSNITTAIDIAFVDRADIKAYVGPPTLEARYEILRSCLQELLRAGIVTYPQDQVHFPLLNYSTLKETLHPSETTELEGPLHLSRILLEAAKACEGSSGRALRKLPFLAHAALSNPHACDPRRFLYTLTETARRELAELNA from the exons ATGAGCTCTCCGATGGAGGTTTCGCTCGAGAATGGCTCCGAGGTAGGCGGCCTCTCCAAGCCGGAGGGCGACTCTGGCCGCCCCGCGCCTTTGCCGCCGCCGATCTCCGCCGCAGATGATAAGGTCCTCGTTTCCG TTGAGGTCTGCTTGAAACCCTCGAGCACTGCTCGAGCTGAGGACGCACGCGCCGCCGTTGAAAG GATGCTTGAGAAAAGGAGCATGACCTATGTTGATGGTCCCATTCCAGTGCCTGCTGATGATTCTTTTTTTGTTGAAAATGTAAAAAGAATCTTAGTTTGTGACACAG ATGAGTGGGTGGAGAACCATAAAGTCTTACTATTTTGGCAAGTCAGACCGGTTGTGCATGTATATCAG CTTAATGAAGAGGGCCCAGGTGAGGAACCCAGTGGAGATGATATGCTTTCTAGCTTCAACGAGTGGGTTCTACCAGCAAGAGAATTTGATGGATTGTGGGAAAG CTTAATATATGAAACTGGTCTCAAACAGCGGTTGCTGCGGTATGCCGCTAGTGCTCTTTTGTTTACCGAGAGAGGTGTAGATCCTTGCCTCGTGTCATGGAACAG gATTATCCTTTTACATGGACCTCCCGGAACTGGAAAGACATCTTTGTGCAAAGCATTGGCTCAAAAGCTTTCTATACGTTTGAAGTCAAG GTACTCATGGTGCCAGCTAGTAGAAGTCAATGCTCATTCATTATTCAGCAAATGGTTTTCAGAAAGTGGAAAATTG GTTGCGAAGCTTTTCCAGAAAATCCAGGAAATGGTGGAAGAAGAAAATAATCTTGTATTCGTCTTGATTG ATGAAGTTGAAAGCCTTGCTGCTGCCAGACAAGCGGCTTTGTCTGGTTCCGAACCATCAGATTCCATAAGG GTTGTGAATGCTTTGCTTACTCAGATGGACAGATTGAAATCTTGGTCTAATGTGATAATTCTCACGACATCAAATATAACGACAGCCATTG ATATTGCTTTTGTTGACCGAGCAGACATCAAGGCATATGTGGGCCCCCCTACTCTTGAAGCACGATATGAAATATTGAGGTCATGCCTACAAGAACTTCTGCGAGCTGGAATTGTTACATATCCTCAG GATCAAGTTCATTTCCCGCTTCTCAACTATTCTACTTTGAAAGAGACACTGCATCCATCTGAGACTACAGAGCTTGAAGGGCCGCTTCATTTGTCGAGGATTCTGCTTGAAGCTGCAAAAGCATGCGAG GGATCAAGTGGTAGGGCTTTGAGAAAGTTGCCTTTCTTGGCTCATGCAGCTCTTTCTAACCCCCACGCTTGTGATCCTAGAAGGTTTCTGTACACCTTGACAGAAACTGCAAGGAGAGAACTCGCTGAATTGAATGCTTAA